A single Watersipora subatra chromosome 7, tzWatSuba1.1, whole genome shotgun sequence DNA region contains:
- the LOC137399652 gene encoding uncharacterized protein: protein MNSEEVRSKVRVTLSTVSLKQIVLLASFVTESTRGIQAKWRDILKKDTNKEVEVKLFTHLRIQIILNLKIKKEGSVIDITMGKTSRKQSDKAIKNAIAIRKQNIQRNIKKFNKLTGDQLITLDLEKQELLTNIYLDTKADLEILRGFDPKYSGLTQLDEQVKLMENYVESSKVESEHESSDQKMSQSQAVLHTEAPSISMRSKSSVKLAAARIQAAEVDTEIKALRRQYEDECMLKELESKLHAQKLRMKENELVTKKELINQRRQLLEEHDLDEREEITHALEHISIVSNTLASSHSAIRYDHNAPKMEQKLASNSQSTVNTKSEKSGVSDMHILAESIAKAMRSSRLPVPDPPIFTGNPLEYVDWEISFRTLVESSGIPDADKIHYLKKYVAGPAKEAISGVFLLKSDMAYLTAKQKLKDRFGSDFAVAEAFHSKLQQWPKLRANEHTGIQKFADFLGQCQTAMQQIEELAVLNDSQQNIMLMSKLPDWLANRWKRQVVKHKKVNGKFPKFEEFVKFLGGESDIVNDPTLMSCLASADDFKQTKRPEKPKSMARLSSSNNDGQRCTFCNIPNHRVTECKKLANKTQDEKKCFVQENKLCWACLKPSHRSSQCTHKAKCTRCSGPHPTALHFDKQRATQLVAPIDKTSSRTEVQTTQNINTTHNAMQPKHVSNSVPLTVATYAPTSKTADTIKEGNNAPTENKESSQTRSKATCNRLKAATGLNSMIVPVWLSSSNQPDHEVLIYALLDTMSDTTFVTNQAVAQLDTLGQQTTLKLTTMTSKNKDTPCMMHNDLTIRGYKTTDKIKVPCAYTRDSIPLDRDHIPTAEVAKSWAHLKMIACELPKLDNVEVGMLIGYDTSRALIPLQSITGDNVSDPYAVQTPLGWSIVGKTRKGLDRSSGVSHLVTTFQNPGHVEHEPMSVSFAYKVNKDPSCKEIIDLLQQDFSENSIAKQTSMSKEDQQFVSTLTENTEQTKEGFYSMPLPFKVRPEMPNNLCMAKKRFELLRKKLANNPQYQNDYISFMNSIIESGDAEMVLTDSKAKPGRVWYIPHFGVYHPKKPDKIRVVFDCSAKFHNESLNNHLLQGPDVLNSLIGVLHRFRKGRIAVMCDIQRMFHMFKVHESDRDYLRFLWFKDDSMSEVAVYRMAVHLFGATSSPGCATFGLRQLATDKHNPNDPYSVQAKDFMLHDFYVDDGLISLDSQEQAVAVINRAIDICSKGNIRLHKFVSNDKKVLRTIPSSEKAEKLQDLDLQAANSTLPIERALGIEWCVENDQFQFRVMLKSQATTRRGILSTIASVFDPLGFISPFILMGKQVLQQMCRDNLDWDDPLPEHLQAKWQSWTHDLLALNRVKVDRCLKPPGFDQVIATELHHFSDASASGYGQCSYIRYVNSDKQVHCALLCGKSRVAPLKQVTVPRAELQAAVLSAKIAHNLKAELKLANVTKEVFWTDSKVVLGYIHNEARRFHVYVANRVQQICNITTVDQWHHISTNSNPADIASRGATVAKLVDSCWFTGPEILWNSCFEPIPTAKEDVLLKLVDPEVKAKCHSILKSKDLTMAKRLKVYSKLSSAVRAVRKLQNWARLKKAPANPDFGVQSYEKAKLTIMMWAQQDGLTEYEQVKQGTLNKSSTLAKLDPFIDASGVMRVGGRLKSARLPFAETHPVILPKNSHVTRLVIAECHEKVKHQGKGMTMCEIKSAGFWVIGLNSMVASYIHKCVSCRKQRRPTETQKMADLPSERVTCNPPFTCVGCDCFGPFVVKENRKEFKRYGVIFTCMASRAIHIEVIDDMSTDAFINALRCFIAIRGPIRQIHTDRGTNFIGAANELRKALAESSNSKLSMYTQENNFDFVTNTPHSSHMGGVWERHIRTIRSILNSIIMNSSNRLDTSTLRTFLYETMAIVNCRPLTAQNSEDKFTTALSPNQLLTMKSKVVLPPPGKFDQTDAYSRKRWRVVQSLANTFWSRWRKEYLQTLQARQKWTEATPNIEINDIVILKDETKHRNHWSLARVIATIPSKDGLVRKVKLLMADSNMNSKGKRVSPHSIIERPIHKLVFLCKPVNS from the exons ATGAACAGTGAAGAGGTGCGCTCAAAGGTACGAGTGACACTTTCGACTGTATCTCTCAAGCAGATTGTATTATTAGCTAGTTTCGTGACAGAGAGTACAAG AGGGATTCAAGCCAAGTGGAGAGATATCCTAAAGAAGGATACAAACAAAGAAGTAGAAGTGAAACTATTTACACATCTAAGGATCCAGATTATCCTCAATCTCAAGATCAAGAAAGAAGGTTCG GTAATAGATATCACAATGGGCAAGACAAGCCGTAAACAAAGTGATAAGGCAATCAAGAATGCTATTGCAATTAGAAAACAGAACATTCAACGCAATATTAAAAAGTTCAATAAACTCACTGGTGATCAGCTGATCACCttagacttagagaagcaggaATTGTTGACCAACATTTACCTAGATACAAAAGCTGATTTAGAAATCTTGAGAGGCTTTGACCCAAAATACTCAGGCCTAACCCAACTTGATGAGCAAGTGAAACTCATGGAAAATTATGTAGAATCTAGCAAAGTTGAAAGTGAGCATGAAAGCAGTGACCAAAAAATGTCTCAGAGTCAAGCAGTTTTGCATACTGAAGCACCTTCTATCAGCATGCGTTCTAAAAGTTCAGTTAAACTGGCAGCTGCCAGAATACAGGCTGCTGAAGTAGACACAGAAATAAAAGCACTTCGTCGTCAATATGAAGACGAATGCATGCTCAAAGAGCTAGAAAGTAAACTACACGCTCAAAAGTTGCGCATGAAAGAAAATGAGCTTGTGACTAAAAAGGAACTAATAAatcagagaagacaacttctcgAAGAACATGACTTAGATGAGAGAGAAGAGATTACCCATGCTCTTGAACACATTTCTATTGTTAGTAATACTCTTGCCTCTTCTCACTCAGCCATTAGATATGACCATAATGCACCAAAAATGGAGCAAAAGCTTGCAAGCAACTCACAATCAACAGTAAATACTAAATCAGAAAAAAGTGGTGTATCAGACATGCACATACTTGCTGAATCAATTGCTAAAGCTATGCGCAGTAGCAGGCTGCCAGTGCCTGACCCACCTATATTTACAGGCAATCCGCTAGAATATGTAGACTGGGAAATTTCCTTTAGGACACTAGTTGAAAGCTCAGGCATTCCAGATGCTGACAAGATTCATTATCTTAAAAAGTACGTAGCAGGTCCAGCTAAAGAAGCGATCAGTGgtgtctttttgttaaaatcgGACATGGCTTATCTAACAGCTAAGCAAAAGCTAAAAGATCGTTTTGGATCTGATTTTGCTGTAGCAGAAGCATTTCACTCTAAACTGCAACAATGGCCAAAACTCAGAGCCAATGAGCACACAGGCATTCAAAAGTTTGCAGACTTTCTAGGTCAGTGCCAAACAGCCATGCAACAAATAGAAGAACTAGCAGTCTTAAATGACTCCCAGCAAAACATCATGCTGATGAGCAAACTTCCAGACTGGTTAGCAAACAGGTGGAAGCGGCAAGTAGTGAAACACAAAAAGGTCAATGGTAAATTTCCAAAATTTGAAGAATTTGTAAAATTTCTTGGTGGCGAATCAGACATTGTAAATGACCCCACGCTCATGAGCTGTCTTGCAAGTGCAGATGACTTCAAACAAACCAAAAGACCAGAAAAACCAAAATCAATGGCACGCTTGTCAAGTAGCAATAATGATGGTCAGCGATGTACATTTTGCAACATTCCTAACCACAGAGTTACAGAGTGTAAAAAGCTCGCAAATAAAACACAAGATGAAAAGAAGTGCTTTGTTCAAGAAAACAAGCTGTGTTGGGCTTGCTTAAAACCAAGCCACAGGTCATCTCAATGTACACACAAGGCTAAGTGCACAAGATGCAGTGGGCCACATCCCACAGCACTTCACTTTGACAAACAAAGGGCAACTCAATTAGTGGCACCCATTGACAAAACAAGCAGTAGAACAGAAGTGCAAACCACACAGAACATAAACACAACTCATAATGCAATGCAAcctaaacatgtttcaaattcTGTCCCACTGACTGTTGCAACATATGCACCTACTTCCAAAACTGCTGACACAATTAAAGAAGGTAACAATGCACCCACAGAAAACAAGGAAAGTAGTCAAACAAGATCAAAAGCAACATGCAATAGGTTAAAAGCCGCAACAGGACTCAACTCAATGATAGTCCCAGTGTGGTTATCTAGTAGCAATCAGCCTGATCATGAAGTACTGATATATGCCCTGCTAGACACAATGTCGGATACCACATTTGTAACCAATCAAGCAGTAGCCCAGTTAGATACACTAGGTCAACAAACCACATTGAAACTAACAACAATGACATCTAAGAACAAAGACACGCCATGTATGATGCACAATGACCTAACCATTCGTGGTTACAAAACTACTGACAAAATAAAAGTTCCATGTGCATACACAAGAGACTCTATACCCCTAGATAGAGATCACATACCCACAGCAGAGGTAGCAAAATCTTGGGCCCATTTGAAAATGATAGCGTGCGAACTTCCCAAGTTAGACAATGTAGAAGTAGGCATGCTCATAGGCTATGACACATCTAGGGCACTTATACCTCTTCAATCTATAACAGGTGACAATGTTTCTGATCCATATGCTGTGCAAACACCATTAGGATGGAGCATAGTAGGCAAAACTAGAAAAGGTTTGGATAGATCAAGTGGTGTTAGTCATCTCGTAACAACATTTCAAAATCCAGGCCACGTTGAACATGAACCCATGTCTGTTAGCTTTGCATACAAAGTAAATAAAGATCCTTCATGCAAGGAAATCATAGATTTGCTGCAACAAGATTTCTCTGAGAACTCTATTGCTAAACAAACTTCCATGTCAAAGGAAGATCAGCAGTTTGTCAGCACACTTACTGAAAACACAGAGCAAACTAAAGAGGGCTTTTACTCAATGCCTTTGCCATTCAAAGTTCGGCCAGAGATGCCAAACAACCTATGCATGGCTAAAAAGCGTTTTGAGCTTCTACGAAAAAAGCTAGCAAACAACCCacaatatcagaatgactacATTTCATTCATGAATTCTATCATAGAGTCTGGAGACGCCGAAATGGTGCTCACAGACAGCAAGGCAAAACCAGGCAGGGTTTGGTACATTCCTCATTTTGGAGTGTACCATCCCAAAAAACCTGACAAGATTAGGGTCGTGTTTGACTGTAGTGCGAAGTTCCACAATGAGTCTCTTAATAACCACTTGTTACAAGGCCCAGACGTTTTGAACAGCCTCATAGGTGTACTGCATAGGTTTAGAAAAGGCCGAATAGCTGTCATGTGCGACATACAACGGATGTTCCACATGTTCAAAGTCCATGAATCTGATCGAGACTATCTCAGATTCCTCTGGTTCAAAGATGATAGCATGTCAGAGGTAGCGGTGTATAGGATGGCTGTTCACCTTTTTGGAGCCACTTCCTCTCCAGGATGTGCAACATTTGGCCTGCGACAATTAGCTACTGACAAACACAATCCAAATGATCCATACAGTGTACAAGCCAAAGATTTTATGCTGCATGATTTTTATGTGGATGATGGACTCATTAGCTTGGACTCACAAGAACAAGCAGTAGCTGTAATAAATAGAGCTATTGACATATGCTCTAAGGGTAATATCAGACTGCACAAGTTCGTGAGCAATGACAAAAAGGTTCTTAGAACCATACCAAGTTCAGAAAAAGCTGAGAAACTTCAAGATCTTGATTTGCAAGCTGCAAATAGCACACTTCCAATAGAGCGCGCTTTAGGCATAGAGTGGTGTGTTGAAAATGATCAGTTTCAATTTAGAGTCATGCTCAAAAGCCAAGCAACTACTCGGCGTGGAATTCTATCCACCATAGCCTCAGTGTTTGATCCACTAGGTTTCATTTCACCATTCATTTTGATGGGAAAACAAGTCCTGCAGCAGATGTGCAGAGACAATCTGGATTGGGATGACCCATTACCAGAACACCTACAAGCAAAATGGCAGTCATGGACACATGATCTGTTAGCGCTAAACAGGGTGAAAGTTGACAGGTGTTTAAAACCACCAGGCTTCGACCAAGTTATAGCCACAGAACTGCATCATTTCTCAGACGCAAGTGCATCAGGCTATGGTCAATGCTCTTATATACGTTATGTCAACTCAGACAAACAAGTACACTGTGCTCTACTCTGCGGCAAATCCAGAGTTGCCCCACTGAAGCAAGTAACAGTTCCAAGAGCAGAGCTGCAAGCTGCTGTGCTGTCTGCAAAAATAGCACACAATCTAAAGGCAGAACTAAAACTTGCAAACGTTACTAAAGAGGTCTTCTGGACTGACTCTAAGGTAGTACTAGGGTATATTCACAATGAGGCACGTAGGTTCCATGTGTATGTTGCTAACAGAGTTCAACAGATATGCAACATAACAACTGTTGACCAATGGCACCATATCAGTACAAACAGTAATCCTGCGGATATAGCCTCACGAGGAGCTACTGTCGCAAAGCTGGTAGACTCGTGCTGGTTTACCGGGCCAGAAATACTCTGGAACAGCTGCTTTGAGCCTATACCTACGGCCAAAGAAGATGTTCTTCTTAAACTCGTTGACCCAGAAGTCAAAGCTAAATGCCACAGCATACTTAAGTCAAAGGACCTGACAATGGCTAAAAGACTCAAAGTATACTCAAAACTCTCATCGGCAGTGAGAGCAGTGCGCAAGCTACAGAACTGGGCAAGATTGAAAAAGGCACCAGCGAATCCTGACTTTGGCGTACAATCATATGAAAAGGCAAAACTGACTATCATGATGTGGGCCCAACAAGATGGACTCACAGAGTATGAGCAAGTAAAGCAAGGAACTCTGAACAAGTCTAGTACTCTGGCCAAACTTGACCCTTTTATTGATGCCTCAGGAGTTATGAGAGTCGGTGGTCGACTGAAATCTGCCAGATTGCCTTTCGCAGAAACACACCCAGTCATACTGCCCAAAAATTCACATGTCACAAGACTAGTAATAGCAGAATGCCATGAGAAGGTTAAACACcaaggaaaaggcatgacaaTGTGTGAGATCAAGTCAGCAGGATTCTGGGTAATAGGATTGAACTCTATGGTAGCCTCTTATATCCACAAGTGTGTATCATGCAGAAAACAAAGACGTCCAACTGAGACACAAAAGATGGCAGACTTGCCAAGTGAACGAGTAACATGCAACCCGCCTTTTACTTGCGTAGGGTGTGACTGTTTTGGCCCATTCGTAGTCAAAGAAAATCGAAAGGAATTCAAGCGTTATGGGGTTATCTTTACCTGTATGGCATCTAGAGCCATTCATATCGAAGTCATAGATGACATGAGCACAGATGCATTTATTAACGCTCTTAGATGTTTCATCGCAATCAGAGGTCCAATTCGTCAAATTCACACTGACAGGGGCACCAACTTCATAGGTGCTGCAAACGAACTACGTAAGGCTCTAGCAGAAAGCAGCAATTCCAAACTATCAATGTATACCCAAGAGAACAATTTTGACTTTGTTACGAATACACCTCATTCAAGCCACATGGGAGGAGTGTGGGAACGCCACATTCGCACAATTAGAAGTATTCTAAATTCTATCATCATGAATAGCTCCAATAGACTAGACACTAGCACACTTCGAACATTCCTTTATGAAACTATGGCTATTGTCAACTGCAGACCTTTGACTGCGCAGAATAGCGAAGATAAATTCACGACTGCGCTATCTCCTAATCAGTTACTCACAATGAAATCAAAAGTTGTCCTGCCTCCACCCGGCAAGTTTGACCAGACTGATGCTTACTCCAGAAAGCGTTGGAGGGTAGTACAAAGCTTGGCCAACACATTTTGGTCACGCTGGCGCAAAGAATACTTGCAAACACTTCAAGCCAGACAGAAATGGACAGAAGCTACCCCAAACATTGAAATTAATGACATAGTCATCTTAAAAGATGAAACTAAACACAGAAACCACTGGTCGCTAGCCAGGGTTATAGCAACAATACCAAGCAAAGATGGGTTAGTTAGAAAAGTCAAACTACTAATGGCAGATAGTAATATGAACAGCAAAGGAAAACGTGTTTCACCACATTCTATCATAGAGAGACCTATACACAAATTAGTTTTTCTTTGCAAGCCTGTCAATTCGTAA
- the LOC137401021 gene encoding glycoprotein 3-alpha-L-fucosyltransferase A-like: protein MELNQESPVHSHADEELQPLNGFFNISSTYLLDSDFSLSYIPGVKHKAGVTSSTIDYSKGKAKMALWFVSHCDAASGRDAYVRELQKYNITIDIFGKECIGKCSGISDSCAVNNLTCYRELRIKYKFYLAFENSICSEYITEKFWNTLTSDSYNIPIALGARLEEYTKFAPPNSFLHTRNFTSVRALAELMHRVDGDRELFNSFHKWRETHQIVPRFNGTSLHCYMCKQANEKCHTRLDLKNFSRYWSRKMSCDLIPEPIR from the exons GAGTCACCAGTACATAGCCATGCTGATGAGGAGCTGCAACCACTAAATGGGTTTTTCAACATTTCCTCCACGTATCTCCTCGACTCAGACTTCAGTCTTTCCTACATCCCCGGGGTGAAACATAAAGCTGGTGTCACCAGCTCTACTATTGATTATTCAAAAGGAAAAGCAAAGATGGCTCTGTGGTTTGTTTCTCACTGCGATGCAGCGTCTGGTAGAGATGCTTATGTGCGTGAGCTTCAAAAGTACAACATCACCATTGACATATTTGGTAAGGAATGTATTG GCAAGTGCTCAGGTATTTCAGACAGCTGTGCTGTCAATAACCTCACCTGCTACAGAGAACTAAGGATAAAGTACAAATTCTACTTAGCCTTTGAAAACAGCATATGCTCTGAGTATATCACAGAGAAATTTTGGAATACTCTCACCTCTGACAGTTATAATATTCCTATAGCCCTAGGAGCACGACTCGAGGAATACACCAAGTTTGCTCCACCCAACTCTTTTCTACACACTAGGAACTTTACTAGCGTTCGTGCTCTGGCAGAGCTTATGCACCGAGTTGATGGAGACAGAGAACTGTTCAACAGTTTCCATAAGTGGAGAGAGACACATCAAATCGTCCCACGTTTCAACGGAACCTCTTTGCACTGTTATATGTGTAAGCAGGCGAACGAGAAGTGCCACACCCGACTAGACTTGAAGAACTTTTCAAGATATTGGAGCAGAAAAATGAGTTGCGATTTGATCCCAGAGCCAATTCGTTAA